DNA from Nitrospirota bacterium:
GTTGTTTCCGGCAAATCAGGCAGGCATATTCCACGTACAGCTCCCTTTGGCATGAGATATATAAAACTATTGCTTGCATACGACGGCTCTAATTACCAGGGATGGCAATCTCAAAAATCGGGCAATACGATCCAGGACATACTTAGAAAACGTATTATGGACATTGCCGGAAACGAGATTCGGCTTTCAGGTGCCAGCAGAACAGATGCAGGCGTACATGCGCTTGGACAAGTAGCTATCTTCAATACCAAATCCGCCCTGACAACAGATGTCCTGATAAGGGCATTGAATGCAAAGCTTCCGGAAGACATCAGGATTCTCGGTATAGAAGAAACAGATGAATTATTCCATCCGCGCTTTGATGCGATGAAAAAAAGATATATCTATTTTATAAGCTTAGGCAGAAACGAGTCGGCCTTTCTTCATAAATACCGATGGCAGATAAAAACAATCCTCGATCTTAATGCGATGAAAGAAGCAGCCTTGCTCCTGACAGGTGAACACGATTTTTCCTCTTTCAGGGGAGCGGGCTGCAGTGCAAAAACCACGGTGCGGCATATTTCTGCACTGGAGATTAAGGCTCTTGATGCGATGGATTTTATGACCGTTTCGATAAGGGGTGACTGGATCAGGATATCCATAGAGGCCAACGCATTTCTCAGACATATGGTCAGAAATATCGTCGGAACTCTCGTAGAGGTCGGCAAGGGCAGGATTGCCGTCAAGGATATCAGCGCGATACTCAATGCACGGGATAGAACAAAAGCCGGCCCTACCGCTCCTGCTTGCGGACTATTTCTTGAGAGGATTTATTACTGAAAAGCCGATGCAGTTCATCAAAGGCCTCCAGCTTTTCAGCCCCAAACTTCTGTAGTTCCGCTCTTGCCTGAGCTGCTGATTTTTCGTGCTGCAGCTGGCCAATTCTTTTTGAATAGAACTTATCAGCATAGCAGATAATTTTTTCTTCGAGGGTCACAGGCTGCATATCCCGTTTCGGAAGCGGAAGGTTAAACCTCTCAATATCAGCTGTGATAATTCCAGTGCCGACATGTCTTTCACAGACAAGAGCATGCAGCGGAAACCCTTCATTTTCAAGAAGCGTTCTTCCTAAATACCCATGACAAATATAGGGCATTTCCCCATAGCAGCCGAGCTGAGGGGCATCCACCCAAATGATACCGATGTCATGAAGCATAGCTGCTTCCCTGATAAAATTAAGATCAGGAGATAGATGCCTAACATTTTCAGCAACAGCAAGGGCCTTCGACACAACCATACTGCTGTGCTCAACAAGAATATCAAGGACAACTGAACTGGTATCGAAATATTTATTTATGATACTGAGTGGGTCCATATCTGATATAGCATCCAATAACGTTAATATTTAATTATAGCAGAGTCCAAGTATAGGGTATGAGTTCAATACGATAAACAGCGGAAGATGAGATGAAAATAAAGCTGGAACAACCGGCTTGTTAAAGAAATCCTTTGACAGAGCCGATAGGTAAACTATAATGGGAGTAAGCAGTATATTCTTTCTGACTTTAAGGGGGGAAGAAAGATGGTCTGTCCGATTTGCAGGTGCCGGCTTATGCCGGTTGGAAGCACAATGGTTGAGAGTATGGACACTTCTGACGGTGCGGTAATGTCTGTTCAGAATACCTATCAGTGCAGGAATACAGAGTGCGAATCCTTTACTGAAGACTATGTCTGGACATTCAATGGTGAGAGTTTCATCATGCACCATATCGAGAGGCATCTCGAAGCTGCTTAAGTATTTGACCTCTCTCGTTACGAAACTGCATTTACAGCGAGCTTTGTTGCCCCTTTTCCTTCCTCGGCAATTGAAAATTCAGGCCCAAATATCTGGTATAATTTTGCATGCAATCTTATAGTGGAATAAGGAACAGAGTCCGGTGATCATTAAAAACAAAATACTTCTTTCTGCCCCGCCAGAAAAGATCTGGGGCCTTATTACTGATCCCATGCTCATGAAGACCTGGAACCCAAGGATAACGGCTGTCGTGCCGATAACCCTCGGAAAACCGAAGGCAAATTCTCAATATCGGATTCGGTATAGGCTGGCAGCGAAAGAGAGCAATTTTCTCGCAGAAATCCTTGAGTATGAGGACCGTGCGCGTATTGCGCTTCACTTTTCAGGCGGCAATCTGCCGAAGAAAGGCTTTATTCAGGAGATCTATGAGATGTTTCCTGACAGCAAGGGAACTCTGCTGAAGCAAACCGTTCTTATTGAGAAAAGCGGTATGGGGATGGCCGGCAGATTATCGCTGAGAATGAGAAATATTATGGGTGCGGCTTCAGGCAAAAGATACCTTTCCCTCCTGAGGGAGCTTGCTGAAGGTTCTTCCTGACGCAGAGGGCTCAGCCCTTGTCTATCTTCACTCCCTTGAATGTTCCCATGAGCTCTGATTTCAGCGCCCCGAACTTGCCCTCTCCGCTGCACCGGATAACGACGTTCCGATAACCCTTTGCTGCTTTTTCGTAGGAAGTAAGAATGCTCTGCAGACTAAAGCCGTATTTTCTGATGATGTCTGCCACCTCTCGCACAGAACCGGGTCTGTCATCAACCATCACCGCAATTCGATGGCCACCGTGCCTAACGCCGGTAATATCCACCAGCACCCGGAATATGTCCCTGTCGGATATGATGCCGGCAACCCTGCTGTTTTCGATGGCAGGAAGAGAACCGATGCTGTTGTCATACATAAGCATGGCAGCCTCTTCAACCGGAGAATCCGGAGTGATCGTGAAGACCTTTGTCTTCATCAGTTCTTTTACTTTGGTGGTTGCAAGGAGGTAATGCAGTTCATACACATCGAGTGATGTCGCCTTGGACGGACTGAACTCCCTGATATCCCTGTCCGATATGATACCCTTAAGCCTCTCGTCCTTTACCACAGGGATATGCTTTATCTTCTTCTCCTTCATGAGCTTGACTGCTTCGGAAACGCTGCTGTCAGGAGTTATGGTGATCACCTTTCTTGTCATCCAGTCGGAAACGAACATATGCAACCTCCTTGAATCAGGGTTTGGGGGTTAGGGATTGGCATTACAGATCCAAAATTCTCAACGAGACCCCAACCCCTAATCCCTATTTATTAAACTCCCAGATACGCTTTCCTTACATGCTCATCATTAAGCAGTGCCTGGCCTGTGCCTTGAAGCGTTATCCTGCCTGTCTCGAGTACATATGCCCTGTCAGCGATCGAAAGTGTCTGCTTTGTGTTCTGCTCAACAATAAGGACCGTGGTCACTGCTTCCCGTATCCGCTTGATGACATTAAAGACCTCTCGGACAAGGATAGGAGCGAGCCCGAGCGATGGTTCGTCAAACATCAGCAATTTCGGCAAAGACATCAGGCCCCTTCCTATGGCAACCATCTGCTGTTCACCGCCGCTCAACGTACCGGCAAGCTGCCTTCTTCGCTCACCGAGCCTTGGAAAGAGCTCAAATACCATTTCCTTGGTCTTCTGCCTCTGTTTCTTTGCCTCGCCTTTTAGCGAACCCATATCCAGGTTTTCTTCCACGGTCATCTCAACAAAAAGTCTTCTTGCCTCAGGACAGAGGGCTAACCCCTGCTCTATCAGTTTGTAGGGTTCGATTTTATGGATCAGGGCTTCGTCAAAAACTACCTCACCCTTTCTGGGCCTCACTATTCCGGAGATCGTCTTCAGGGTTGTTGATTTTCCTGCCCCGTTTGCTCCGATCAGTGCTACGATCTCACCAGCTTTTACCTCAAAGGAAACGTCCCATATCACCTGGACATCGCCATAGAAAACATCTATGTTCCTTATCTCAAGCACTCTCTGTTTCTCCAAGATACGCCTCAACCACAAGGGGGTTGTTCCCTATCTCAAGCGGCGTTCCTTCGGCCAATTTTTGTCCATAGCTTAATACAACGATCCTGTCGGAAATAGCCATGATGACCTTCATGTGATGCTCTATGATCATGATGGTTATGCCTCTTTCCTTTATCCTGCGTATGATCCCGATGGAATCGTCAAGTTCAGCAGGGTTCAGTCCTGCAAAGGATTCATCAAGCAGAAGCATCTCTTGTTGGGTGGCAAGTGCCCGGGCTATCTCAAGCTTCTTTCTCTTGCCAAGAGGAAGGCCTTTTGATATCACCTCTTTGTCATCATAAAGTCCGGTAAATTTGATCGTTTCCAACGCTATTTCCTCGGCCTGGGCTCTGCTCTTCACGCGCAGAAAGGCTGAAGCTATCACATTATCAAGCACACTCATCCTCTGGAGGGGTCTTACTACCTGGAAGGTCCTGGCAATGCCCATCTTGCAGATCTGATGAGGTTTGAGGCCGGAACCACATTGAACATGGTGGTCTTTCCAGCACCATTCGGCCCGATCAGGCCGAGGATATCACCCTTTTCAACGCCGAATGAAATATCAGTCAGCGCCGCAAGTCCGCCGAAAAAGCGTGAAACGCCTTTAACCTCAAGCAGAGCCATTAAGCCGCCCTCCCGATCCTGAGGAACCGCTTCAGCTTGGGCCAGTCCCCGACTACGCCGTTAGGCAGGAAAATAATGATCACAATTAAGAGGATGCCGAAGAAGGTATGGTGTGCAGCGCCGAGCTTGGGAATGGTCCGTATGATCTCCGCGAGAAAGACCATGATGATCGCTCCAACAAAGGGCCCCCAGTAG
Protein-coding regions in this window:
- the truA gene encoding tRNA pseudouridine(38-40) synthase TruA; this translates as MRYIKLLLAYDGSNYQGWQSQKSGNTIQDILRKRIMDIAGNEIRLSGASRTDAGVHALGQVAIFNTKSALTTDVLIRALNAKLPEDIRILGIEETDELFHPRFDAMKKRYIYFISLGRNESAFLHKYRWQIKTILDLNAMKEAALLLTGEHDFSSFRGAGCSAKTTVRHISALEIKALDAMDFMTVSIRGDWIRISIEANAFLRHMVRNIVGTLVEVGKGRIAVKDISAILNARDRTKAGPTAPACGLFLERIYY
- a CDS encoding HD domain-containing protein, with the protein product MDPLSIINKYFDTSSVVLDILVEHSSMVVSKALAVAENVRHLSPDLNFIREAAMLHDIGIIWVDAPQLGCYGEMPYICHGYLGRTLLENEGFPLHALVCERHVGTGIITADIERFNLPLPKRDMQPVTLEEKIICYADKFYSKRIGQLQHEKSAAQARAELQKFGAEKLEAFDELHRLFSNKSSQEIVRKQER
- a CDS encoding SRPBCC family protein; this translates as MIIKNKILLSAPPEKIWGLITDPMLMKTWNPRITAVVPITLGKPKANSQYRIRYRLAAKESNFLAEILEYEDRARIALHFSGGNLPKKGFIQEIYEMFPDSKGTLLKQTVLIEKSGMGMAGRLSLRMRNIMGAASGKRYLSLLRELAEGSS
- a CDS encoding CBS domain-containing protein, which produces MFVSDWMTRKVITITPDSSVSEAVKLMKEKKIKHIPVVKDERLKGIISDRDIREFSPSKATSLDVYELHYLLATTKVKELMKTKVFTITPDSPVEEAAMLMYDNSIGSLPAIENSRVAGIISDRDIFRVLVDITGVRHGGHRIAVMVDDRPGSVREVADIIRKYGFSLQSILTSYEKAAKGYRNVVIRCSGEGKFGALKSELMGTFKGVKIDKG
- a CDS encoding ABC transporter ATP-binding protein codes for the protein MLEIRNIDVFYGDVQVIWDVSFEVKAGEIVALIGANGAGKSTTLKTISGIVRPRKGEVVFDEALIHKIEPYKLIEQGLALCPEARRLFVEMTVEENLDMGSLKGEAKKQRQKTKEMVFELFPRLGERRRQLAGTLSGGEQQMVAIGRGLMSLPKLLMFDEPSLGLAPILVREVFNVIKRIREAVTTVLIVEQNTKQTLSIADRAYVLETGRITLQGTGQALLNDEHVRKAYLGV